A part of Octopus sinensis unplaced genomic scaffold, ASM634580v1 Contig12956, whole genome shotgun sequence genomic DNA contains:
- the LOC115229534 gene encoding LOW QUALITY PROTEIN: acetylcholine receptor subunit alpha-like 1 (The sequence of the model RefSeq protein was modified relative to this genomic sequence to represent the inferred CDS: deleted 1 base in 1 codon; substituted 1 base at 1 genomic stop codon): protein MAENALFDALIVQSQYNRNARPLENNSFDKPVDVRLGLRLIQITDVVRIRFIFXDEKRQILTSTLRKRWTDPRLVWNPKEYENIKLMHIPSRLLWVPDIGLYISYPYLLRNSADGNYEIPLKTNTQVYFNGTIIWEPAAIYKSSCPINVEFFPFDIQECYWKFGSWTYDGSKINLIHKENNLSKKETDEHGIDLTEFYPNIEWEVLSVTAEKKVKFYECCIEPYIDIFFYITIRRKTVFYLVNFLFPCVCISFLTILVFYLPAGSGEKITLSISILLSLAVFILLLADIVPPTSLVIPLIGKYLLFTVILVTLSVILTVIVLNVHFRSCSTHRMPIWVKLLFLWVLPSLLRMQKLYGSFESSNNDKGFVRFLYKFQQKRNKLIKALKKWYYIKKDSIIGKRPASPVRTTTPTGVETEASLNLRNDSVEHLNICIRHKIDQKTRYSESIRRSIGYENQFKQNEEKETKNRILGNLLSESIQSCIEAVRFISDIMKEEEAKSCV from the exons atggcAGAAAATGCCTTGTTTGATGCTTTGATCGTCCAAAGTCAATATAATCGAAATGCACGACCACTGGAAAACAACTCATTTGACAAACCAGTCGACGTTCGATTAGGATTAAGACTAATTCAGATCACCGACGTGGTGAGAATTCGGTTTATATTTTAGGACGAAAAACGTCAAATCCTCACGTCTACTCTTCG TAAGCGTTGGACAGATCCAAGGTTGGTGTGGAATCCAAAAGAATACGAAAACATCAAGTTAATGCACATTCCTTCTCGTCTCCTATGGGTTCCGGATATTGGACTTTAC ATAAGTTATCCATATTTGTTACGCAACAGTGCCGATGGAAATTATGAAATCCCATTAAAAACGAACACTCAGGTGTATTTCAACGGAACAATCATATGGGAACCTGCTGCGATCTACAAAAGTTCATGTCCTATCAACGTTGAGTTTTTCCCTTTCGACATTCAAGAATGTTACTGGAAATTCGGCTCCTGGACTTACGACGGATCAAAGATAAATCTGATTCACAAAGAAAATAATCTCTCTAAAAAAGAAACAGACGAACATGGAATCGATTTGACAGAATTCTACCCGAATATCGAATGGGAAGTACTTTCAGTGACAGCAGAGAAGAAAGTCAAGTTCTACGAGTGCTGTATCGAGccatatatcgatatatttttCTACATCACAATAAGGAGAAAAACAGTGTTTTATCTCGTCAACTTTCTCTTTCCGTGTGTTTGCATTTCCTTTCTTACGATCCTTGTATTTTATCTCCCTGCCGGATCAGGAGAAAAGATAACTCTGAGTATTTCGATTCTTTTGTCCTTGGCTGTGTTCATCCTTCTTTTGGCTGATATTGTGCCCCCGACCTCCCTTGTGATCCCTCTCATTGGCAAATATCTTTTGTTTACTGTTATTTTGGTGACACTTTCCGTCATTTTGACAGTGATTGTGCTCAACGTTCACTTCCGGTCGTGTTCTACACATCGAATGCCTATTTGGGTCAAACTACTTTTTTTGTGGGTGTTGCCCTCGTTGCTTAGAATGCAGAAACTTTATGGATCATTTGAATCAAGCAATAACGACAAAGGATTTGTGAGATTTCTCTACAAATTTCAACAAAAACGAAACAAGCTTATAAAGGCATTAAAAAAGTGGTATTATATCAAAAAAGACTCCATAATTGGGAAGAGACCGGCAAGTCCTGTCAGGACTACAACTCCGACGGGAGTCGAAACAGAAGCATCGTTGAATTTAAGGAACGACAGTGTTGAACACCTCAATATTTGCATTCGACATAAGATCGATCAAAAGACTAGATACTCAGAATCCATTCGGAGATCAATTGGTTATGAAAATCAATTTAAacaaaacgaagaaaaagaaacgaaaaatcgAATTTTGGGAAATTTGCTGAGTGAATCAATTCAAAGTTGTATCGAAGCAGTCAGATTTATCTCAGATATAATGAAGGAAGAAGAGGCAAAGAGTTGTGTATGA